A genomic window from Montipora capricornis isolate CH-2021 chromosome 8, ASM3666992v2, whole genome shotgun sequence includes:
- the LOC138013554 gene encoding uncharacterized protein isoform X2, with protein sequence MDCGSKTAFACYVLAAIIVFIGAMVGTSLKKLSTEEVGIAYNIHQKKLATEVKREGLHPGPPGYHFIIFPSVFQSISYVDVECLNKEGIEIELIVHLQYRARPAQLREIILQFKDKEDYLKVLIVGESAIHDACSAFNTTQLQSQRASFQDLVRTILGRRFNSLWADVTDLQVQNIKRPDSYEKVVRQKEAAKENIKIAENERPRLLVEARTEREEAITQAKITIQRAESEARVTLSKANAEADSIKAAFDAEAAAFLKLKNETLNDSVAGLLSYLGVRLIAESNSTVNVAINAPAKTKYTYV encoded by the exons ATGGATTGTGGTAGCAAAACTGCGTTTGCCTGTTATGTTTTGGCAGCCATAATCGTCTTTATCGGTGCAATGGTAGGAACATCTCTAAAGAAGCTGAGCACAGAGGAAG TGGGGATAGCGTACAATATTCATCAGAAGAAGCTTGCGACCGAAGTGAAGAGAGAGGGTCTCCACCCCGGCCCCCCTGGATACCACTTTATTATCTTTCCAAGTGTTTTCCAGAGTATTAGTTATGTTGATGTCGAGTGTCTTAACAAGGAAGGCATCGAAATCGAACTAATCGTACATCTGCAGTATCGCGCGAGACCGGCTCAACTGCGAGAGATAATTCTCCAGTTTAAGGATAAGGAGGACTActtgaaagtgttgat TGTTGGAGAGTCTGCAATCCACGACGCTTGCAGTGCATTTAACACCACTCAGCTCCAGTCACAACGAGCTTCGTTTCAAGACCTTGTTCGCACGATTCTCGGACGGAGGTTTAACTCTTTATGGGCAGATGTAACGGATCTGCAG GTTCAGAACATCAAACGCCCTGATTCATATGAGAAGGTTGTTAGGCAGAAAGAAGCAGCCAAAGAAAACATTAAGATAGCGGAAAACGAGCGCCCGCGACTGTTGGTAGAGGCGCGGACTGAAAGAGAAGAGGCCATTACGCAGGCGAAGATTACTATTCAACGCGCTGAATCGGAAGCAAGAGTGACTCTGTCCAAAGCAAATGCTGAGGCAGACAGCATCAAGGCAGCTTTTGATGCAGAGGCCGCTGCTTTCCTGAAACTCAAGAACGAAACGCTAAATGACAGTGTGGCTGGCCTCCTGTCGTATCTCGGCGTGCGACTAATCGCTGAAAGTAACAGTACCGTTAATGTAGCGATTAATGCACCAGCCAAGACCAAGTACACATACGTTTAA
- the LOC138013554 gene encoding uncharacterized protein isoform X1, whose amino-acid sequence MDCGSKTAFACYVLAAIIVFIGAMVGTSLKKLSTEEVGIAYNIHQKKLATEVKREGLHPGPPGYHFIIFPSVFQSISYVDVECLNKEGIEIELIVHLQYRARPAQLREIILQFKDKEDYLKVLISVGESAIHDACSAFNTTQLQSQRASFQDLVRTILGRRFNSLWADVTDLQVQNIKRPDSYEKVVRQKEAAKENIKIAENERPRLLVEARTEREEAITQAKITIQRAESEARVTLSKANAEADSIKAAFDAEAAAFLKLKNETLNDSVAGLLSYLGVRLIAESNSTVNVAINAPAKTKYTYV is encoded by the exons ATGGATTGTGGTAGCAAAACTGCGTTTGCCTGTTATGTTTTGGCAGCCATAATCGTCTTTATCGGTGCAATGGTAGGAACATCTCTAAAGAAGCTGAGCACAGAGGAAG TGGGGATAGCGTACAATATTCATCAGAAGAAGCTTGCGACCGAAGTGAAGAGAGAGGGTCTCCACCCCGGCCCCCCTGGATACCACTTTATTATCTTTCCAAGTGTTTTCCAGAGTATTAGTTATGTTGATGTCGAGTGTCTTAACAAGGAAGGCATCGAAATCGAACTAATCGTACATCTGCAGTATCGCGCGAGACCGGCTCAACTGCGAGAGATAATTCTCCAGTTTAAGGATAAGGAGGACTActtgaaagtgttgat TAGTGTTGGAGAGTCTGCAATCCACGACGCTTGCAGTGCATTTAACACCACTCAGCTCCAGTCACAACGAGCTTCGTTTCAAGACCTTGTTCGCACGATTCTCGGACGGAGGTTTAACTCTTTATGGGCAGATGTAACGGATCTGCAG GTTCAGAACATCAAACGCCCTGATTCATATGAGAAGGTTGTTAGGCAGAAAGAAGCAGCCAAAGAAAACATTAAGATAGCGGAAAACGAGCGCCCGCGACTGTTGGTAGAGGCGCGGACTGAAAGAGAAGAGGCCATTACGCAGGCGAAGATTACTATTCAACGCGCTGAATCGGAAGCAAGAGTGACTCTGTCCAAAGCAAATGCTGAGGCAGACAGCATCAAGGCAGCTTTTGATGCAGAGGCCGCTGCTTTCCTGAAACTCAAGAACGAAACGCTAAATGACAGTGTGGCTGGCCTCCTGTCGTATCTCGGCGTGCGACTAATCGCTGAAAGTAACAGTACCGTTAATGTAGCGATTAATGCACCAGCCAAGACCAAGTACACATACGTTTAA
- the LOC138013556 gene encoding uncharacterized protein: MAKGTLTVVISCVIAVIGIAALLILILIPMSFSGVDYYELGFKKQRSTGFVDIDKVYTSGRYFFGPDFTFKLFQANAHFIKLDEIAVWTGDKLEIKITCAFQYFLRKDFLPDLHEAYNVDYEPVVRGTAIDAIKGRAANLPIEDYIRNRENIESELFKALAKRVDGCCRPTCPTNEEDMPPCGYCISNNLCKSDQKGIFVEVRYFQLLAVDVHDDVKSRYLRQVIEAAEEERAQFELREKVVRKETEKHKNEIFNEAREIGQNASAQAAVINAQARADALGIVEKARSDGLKNMYAVLNITTDEDKAAFNYLRSLRQNNNIKLNVGYQALAQFQNN, encoded by the exons ATGGCAAAAGGAACTCTAACTGTTGTCATCAGCTGTGTCATTGCTGTTATCGGAATTGCAGCTCTTCTTATCCTTATTTTAATACCAATGAGCTTCTCTGGTGTTGATTATTACGAG CTCGGCTTCAAAAAACAAAGATCAACTGGTTTTGTGGACATCGACAAGGTGTATACCTCGGGACGGTATTTCTTTGGTCCTGACTTCACTTTTAAGCTGTTCCAGGCCAATGCACACTTTATCAAACTAGATGAGATTGCAGTCTGGACTGGAGACAAGCTCGAAATCAAAATCACCTGTGCTTTTCAGTACTTTCTAAGAAAGGACTTTCTGCCAGATTTGCATGAAGCGTACAATGTGGACTACGAACCCGTTGTCAGGGGAACCGCAATTGACGCCATAAAGGGAAGAGCCGCGAATTTACCGATCGAGGATTACATCAG GAATCGAGAGAACATTGAAAGCGAACTTTTCAAAGCATTGGCTAAGCGGGTTGATGGTTGTTGCCGACCGACATGTCCAACAAATGAAGAAGATATGCCGCCTTGTGGTTACTGTATCAGTAACAACCTCTGTAAGAGTGATCAAAAGGGGATTTTTGTAGAGGTGCGGTATTTCCAGTTACTGGCAGTCGACGTGCATGACGATGTCAAGAGTCGATACTTGCGACAGGTTATAGAAGCGGCAGAGGAAGAACGAGCGCAGTTTGAATTGAGAGAGAAG GTTGTTCGTAAGGAAACTGAGAAACACAAAAACGAAATTTTCAACGAGGCCAGGGAAATTGGGCAGAACGCAAGTGCACAAGCTGCTGTTATTAATGCTCAGGCCAGAGCAGATGCCCTTGGTATCGTGGAGAAAGCAAGATCAGATGGTTTAAAGAATATGTACGCAGTTCTGAATATAACCACGGATGAAGACAAAGCGGCATTTAACTACCTGAGATCACTGAGGCAGAACAACAACATAAAGCTGAATGTTGGCTATCAAGCGCTTgcacaatttcaaaataattaa